The DNA region AGCTTGTGAGCTTTTAGAAGCTGAAGTGATCAAGTGGAACATGAGCAAAGTTCGCCGTAAAAAAGGCATTAAAACTCCACTTGAGCTTTGGAACTCATGCGATAGAGCTATTGTAAAAATATCTTATGAAGAATTTTTGTTTAACGCTGGAAATAAAGAACTTAGGGTCGTGGGTAAAAAAGGCATTAACTTTTAAGATAGAGTTTATAAAAATGCTTTAATGCCAAGCGTTAAATGTGTGCAAAATATCGACAATGTCAAAGAACTTTTCATTTATGATTTAAGCGGAAACTTCCTTTGTCCAGCTCTTGATGAAAGTATAACTAAGCTTAGCAAAGAAAGCTATAAAATGCTTAAAAAAGGTTATGAAAGTGAAGTTAAAGCCATTAAAGAAGTGCTTAAAAAAGATGAGATTGCCGCCTTTACTAAACTTAATATTAAACAAGATTTACAAAGTGTTTTTGAAAACTCACTCGTAGAAGCTAAAGAGGTGCATCAAAAATCCCTTGCAAAAGAAACTTTAAAAACTCAAAGAGAATTAGAAGAGATTAAAAACAATGCTAATGCAGATGAGCTTATTTTAAATGCTAAAAAAGAAATAAATAATGATGAAAGCGAGTTTGATATGGAAGCCTTTGTCGAAAAGAAATATTTTGCTGGTTAAAAATTGTTTAAAGCTTGATTAATCCAAGTTTTAAAGAGTTTTTATAAAGCTCTAAAACAAAGATGCCCTCACTTCAGTAGGACGGGGGCTTTAGGTGGATGCAAGGTCCTGCTCACAAAGCGGAATTTACTTCAGCTGTGAAGTTAAGAGAAAGGATAAAAAATGAAATTAGTAGAACTTACTAAAAAGTTTTTAAATACCCAAAACATCTCTCAAAACAATCTCTCCGATCGTTTAGGGATTAATAAAAGCTATATGGTGGGCTATAAATACGCTTCAAAAGTAGAGCCTTTACTTGAAAAATACATTAAAAGCTTTGTGGAAGAAAAAAGCGTGAAAGAGCTTCAAGCCCCTTTTATCGCTACCAAAAATGCAAAGGCGATTAATGTAACCATTGAAAATGCCATGAGCAATAGAGAAATGGGAGTAATCATTGGCGAAGCGGGGACTGGAAAAAGCAGAGCCATTAAAGAATATGCCGAACAAGAGTGGTGCTTTTTGAAGCAACAACAAAAACTAGTAAAAGAATGCTTTTGGTGGGGCTTGAAAATAAACTCAATGTGTGTTTAAAGATTCTTTATATGATAAGATTGGAGGCATTGCTAGCGAGTTAGCAAGAACTTCAAAGGTTTTAATTATAGATGAGAGTGAGCATTTGCCGTTTCGTGCTTTGGAGTGCTTAAGACGCATATATGATTTTTCAAATACTGCTTTAATCTTAGTAGGCACTAGAAAACTTAAAAACAATCTTGCAGGCATTGGCAGAAATGATTACAACGAGTATGGACAGCTAAGCTTTAGAATTGGTGCAAAATGGGAATTAAAAGGACTTTGCTACCAAATAAAAGATGAAGATTTAAAAACCCTTTGCAATCATTTTGATGTGGAGGAGAAAAAGGCTATTGACTTGGTTTTTAACCTCGCTCGTGGCAACTTTAGAAAAAATGAGAAGCTTTTAAAAAGAGCTTGTGAATTTGCAGATGAAAAAGCGGTGGAGCTTAAACACATAGAGCAGTGCATTACAACCTTGCTTTAAAAAGCTATGGTCTTAAAAGAGTGGTAAAAGATAATTTTAAAATAGAGCCAAAGATTGAAAGCTTAGAAATTAAAAATTTAACAAAGCTCATTGATTTAATGGGCTTGATTAAGTTTTAACAAGGAAAAATAAAATGAATTTGGATTTTTTAAATGAGTTTAAGTTAAAAAATAAAGATTTAAACGAGAAATTAGAGTTTTTAATCCCTGATTTTAGTTAAATGCAAATGGTGGCAGTGGAAAAAGTTATTTAAGCACCGCCATTTCTAAAACACTTTGCAAAAATGCAAGGGTTAAAAGCATCGTTTATGCTGACAAAGAAGATTTTGGTGATCTTGAAAAAAATTAATGAAGTTGCAAATACTGAATATAATAAAGAGGTGGTTACCGGTATTATTATAGATTTTCATAATATCTGTATAGAAAAAGGCGTATTTATTCCTAACATATACTATACAAGAATTCTAAATTGCTTTGATTATTTTGTAAAATGCTTACTATATTTTGATCCTCTCCGCTCAACTCCTATTTTTACACATTTTACAAAAAAAAAAAAAAACGATTTTTCGAATTTCTCTTTACTTTTTGTTAATTTTTCCTTATAATTACGATTATTTTTATCTCATTTATGAAAGGTTTAATATGCAAAAATTTCAACCAAACTCACACACGGGGGGGGGGGGGGAGTATGACTTAAAAAAGCCTCTTTTATCTTTAGCCTGCATTTTTGCTTTAGCTTGTGCTACTAACCTACAAGCAGATGCAGAGGTTACAGAACCGGAAAATCCACAAAGCAATTTTTTAAAATCACATTATAGTTATCAAAGTGAAAGTCGAGAGAGAGAATACAGTCAAAGAATTAATCCAAGAGATTCGATAGGTTGCTCCCATTCAATCTGTAAATATGACCAAGAATACACAAAGGTTAATTTTGCCGAAAATTCTAGCGCTTTGAATTGGAATTATAGGACAACCGATTGGAATAAGCTTACAATAAAAAGTATTGGTTCTATCAAATGGCAAAATTTTGGACTTCATACCGTAAATATCAAAGAAGCTAATATGAAGGGTAATACACAAATCGAATTTCAAATTAAAACAGGCTCTAACTCTATCACTACTCTCAATCATAATGCCAAAAGAATAAATTTTAAAATCAATGGTGGAAGTGGCGGCACCCTAACCATCACCACCCTCAACCAAGACTCCACAAATGGTGACACTCAGCTTTTTAACGGCGTAAGCATACAAACGGTTAATCTTACAGCAGGTAAATTTTATCAATACGCAGGCACAATCAATACGCTTCATATAAAAAATGGCACGGAATTCCGTCAAGGCTTAAAAGATAACGGAACGATAAATAGTGACGGAGACGGAGGCACCATTACCAATCTTACCATTGATAATGGCACCTTTACCAAAGCTAAAGGAAGTGTAACTGGCACTATCACTAATACCAATGGTAATATTAATAATATGGCAAATTCCTCTATCAACACTATCACTAGCACAAATGGTAACATCACCAACGCAGGAACTATCACTTCCCTAACCTACAAAGCAGCCCCTACTACAAAAGCTATCCAAACAAAGGCTAGCACAGATAGTATTACTAACACAGGCACTATTACCACCTTTACAAATGATGGAGGAAATCTAACAAACACAGGCTCTATCCAAACCTACACTCAAGAAAGTGGAAACACAATGCAAAGTGGAGGCACTATACAAACTCTTACTCAAAAAGGAGGAAACTTTACTTATCAAGGTGGAACGATAGGCTCTTTAAAACAAGAAGGCGGAAGCTTTAATAACCTTCAACAAAACATTAGCCTCTTTACCACTCAAGGTGGCTCCCTAAACAACATACAAGGCACTATTGAAAATCTTAAAATTACTTCAGGTGATTTTGAACTAAATAATATGCAGCAAGGTAGAATTGCTAATATAGAAATAGGTGGAAATGGTAAGATTAATATTAATGATAATATGAATATAGGCTATAATAATGGAATTTCTACCTTTAGAATAGCAAATGGTGCTGCTCCTACTTTAAATTTTGGTGAAGTAAGAACAGCCACCACAGCACAAGAAACCTATGCAACTGTTAAGCTTGTAGATACAAATAATGCTAATACCACTCAAGCTAAAGTAGCCATAGATAAACTTACCATAGCCTTAGTGAGTGAGGATACACAAATTGGTAAAAGTGTTTCTTTAGCTAATTCAGTATCAGGTGCTGCTAATACTGGAGTTGGAAATGTTTATGTTAAAAGTGCAGACTTTTCACAAGATCTTAAACAAAGTGGCTTTTATGGGAAATTTAATGCACAAACTCAAACTATAGACACCCGTTTTAATGCTAATCTTGGTGCGGCAGGTTTATTCTCTCAAGCCTTTATCAATCAATTAGGGCGTCGTTCTTTATTATTTGATTCTTTCTTAAATGAAGCAAGTCGTGCTTCTTTAAGATATAAAAGAACCCAACCTGATACAAATTTTGATATCTTTGTGCGTCCTTATTATTCTAAGATTAAAACAGACTTAGCAGATATACCAGAAAAAGCAGATGGAACAAGCTCTGGTATCTTAGCAGGAGGACATACATATTTTGATAATAGCTTATTAATGCTTTATGGAGCAGTAGAGAAAAATAAGACTCATTTAGCTGATGATGTCTTTAATTTTGATAGTGATACTTTCTTACTTGGTTCAAAATATAGCATAGAACTAGCTCAAAGTCATATAGGACAACTTTTTGGTGGAGTGGATATAAGAGGCTCTTATACTAAAGCAGATCTTGAAAGGGAACCAGTAAGTGGTTTTAAATCTCAAGGAGATGCAAAAAACTATGCTTATGATGCTAGAGTATTTTTAGCTTCTATTATTTATTATAACTTACAAGATCATAGCCAATATCTTACTCCTCAAATAGGCATAGGTCATACAGGAGCTAAGTTAAAAGGCTTTGATATGAAAGGGAATAAATTAGCCTATAAAGAAAGCTTAGATGATATGACTTATGGTATCACTTATGCAACAGCAAGTTTGAATTGGTTTAAAAGAAAAGATAATGTTGCTATTCAGCTTGATGGAGGTGTAAGGGTCAATCTTAATAATGAAATAGATACCCAAACTAAAATCAATAATCAAAACTTTACCAATCATTTTGAAACATCAAAATACTATTCACAATTAGGGGGAGCTTTTATGTGGATAAATCCTTATGGAGTAGATGTAAGTTTAGGCTATAAATTCCTCTTTGGAGAAAGTGCAACATCACACACTGCTAGTTTAAGACTGCATAAGACTTTTTAACTGCATAGACTTTTTAACGATAAAGGATATAAGCTAAGGCTTGTGTCCTTATGAGTTTTTATTTGCTTTTTGACTTTTTTTTGTTTGATTTTAGGTTTTTTAGATTTGATTTGTTTTTATATAAAATAGAAAGCTTCTTAAATAACGCAAGGTAAAATAAAACAAAGCAAGACTTAAAGCAAGATACTCAAAAAACTGCGGAACTTTTGCGGATAAAAAATAATGATAACTCGCTATAACTATACATAAATAACCAAGCTTTCTTACATTTTCAAGTTTTTTAAAGGTTTTAAAAGAGCTTAAAAACATCAAAAAAATAATGACAAAGGCTACAAAGCCACTGCCCTCAAATAATCTTTTGCTAATGTCATCATAAAGTTTTAGTAGGCTTAAATTTTTAGAAAAAACAAAATACACAATAAAATGTAAAAAAACCCAAATCCCCCCAAAAAGTCCTAATAATTTTGGATAGGTTTTTGTAGGCTTAAATTTAAAAAGAGAAAAAATAATGCTTAAATGTAAAAATACAAGTGCAAAAATGCCTGTATAAAAATAAAGCTCTTTAATTAAATCAAAGCCCACAAAAAAGACATTATAAACCGCTGCATAAGTGGTAAAAATAAGGCTTAAAATAAAAATGATAAAAGCCAAATTTTTATAAAATTTAGCTTTTAAACGCTTCAAAAATTTGCCCTTAAATCCATACCTGCATATAAATGCGCGACCTCTTTTTCATAGCCGTTAAATAAAAGCGTAGGTTTGGTGAAAAACTCTCCTAAGGCTCTTTCATCGGCTTGCGACCATCTAGGATGAGAGACTGCTGGATTGACATTAGCATAAAAGCCGTATTCATCAGGTGCGTAAGCTTGCCAAGTGCTAACAGGCTGTTCTTTGACAAATTCTATTTTGACTATGGATTTAATGCTCTTAAAACCATATTTCCAAGGCACGACAAGGCGTATAGGTGCGCCATTTTGTGCGAGAAGAGGCTTTTTATACATACCTACGGCTAAAATGCTTAAAGGATTCATCGCCTCATCAAGTCTTAAACCCTCAACATAGGGATATTTAAGC from Campylobacter upsaliensis includes:
- a CDS encoding autotransporter outer membrane beta-barrel domain-containing protein: MQKFQPNSHTGGGGEYDLKKPLLSLACIFALACATNLQADAEVTEPENPQSNFLKSHYSYQSESREREYSQRINPRDSIGCSHSICKYDQEYTKVNFAENSSALNWNYRTTDWNKLTIKSIGSIKWQNFGLHTVNIKEANMKGNTQIEFQIKTGSNSITTLNHNAKRINFKINGGSGGTLTITTLNQDSTNGDTQLFNGVSIQTVNLTAGKFYQYAGTINTLHIKNGTEFRQGLKDNGTINSDGDGGTITNLTIDNGTFTKAKGSVTGTITNTNGNINNMANSSINTITSTNGNITNAGTITSLTYKAAPTTKAIQTKASTDSITNTGTITTFTNDGGNLTNTGSIQTYTQESGNTMQSGGTIQTLTQKGGNFTYQGGTIGSLKQEGGSFNNLQQNISLFTTQGGSLNNIQGTIENLKITSGDFELNNMQQGRIANIEIGGNGKININDNMNIGYNNGISTFRIANGAAPTLNFGEVRTATTAQETYATVKLVDTNNANTTQAKVAIDKLTIALVSEDTQIGKSVSLANSVSGAANTGVGNVYVKSADFSQDLKQSGFYGKFNAQTQTIDTRFNANLGAAGLFSQAFINQLGRRSLLFDSFLNEASRASLRYKRTQPDTNFDIFVRPYYSKIKTDLADIPEKADGTSSGILAGGHTYFDNSLLMLYGAVEKNKTHLADDVFNFDSDTFLLGSKYSIELAQSHIGQLFGGVDIRGSYTKADLEREPVSGFKSQGDAKNYAYDARVFLASIIYYNLQDHSQYLTPQIGIGHTGAKLKGFDMKGNKLAYKESLDDMTYGITYATASLNWFKRKDNVAIQLDGGVRVNLNNEIDTQTKINNQNFTNHFETSKYYSQLGGAFMWINPYGVDVSLGYKFLFGESATSHTASLRLHKTF
- a CDS encoding ferric reductase-like transmembrane domain-containing protein, with amino-acid sequence MKRLKAKFYKNLAFIIFILSLIFTTYAAVYNVFFVGFDLIKELYFYTGIFALVFLHLSIIFSLFKFKPTKTYPKLLGLFGGIWVFLHFIVYFVFSKNLSLLKLYDDISKRLFEGSGFVAFVIIFLMFLSSFKTFKKLENVRKLGYLCIVIASYHYFLSAKVPQFFEYLALSLALFYFTLRYLRSFLFYIKTNQI